In a single window of the Streptomyces cinnabarinus genome:
- the metG gene encoding methionine--tRNA ligase yields the protein MARHLITSALPYINGIKHLGNMVGSMLPADVYSRYLRQRGHDVLYICATDEHGTPAELAAKERGLPVDEFCAQAHDAQKAVYDGFALAFDYFGRSSSPQNVEITQHFARRLHENGFIEERAIRQVYSPTDGRFLPDRYVEGTCPHCGYDKARGDQCENCTRVLDPTDLINPRSAISGSTDLEVRETKHLFLLQSKLENEVREWVARHDGQWPHLASSIAHKWLTEGLHDRAITRDLDWGVPVPADTWPELAAEGKVFYVWFDAPIEYIGATKEWSDAAPAGETRDWKSWWYEADDTVRYTEFMAKDNVPFHTVMFPATQLGVREPWKKVDYVKAFNWLTYYGGKFSTSQKRGVFTDQALEILPADYWRYFLIANAPESDDSSFTWEHFTATVNKDLADTLGNFVNRVLSFSKKRFGEEVPAGGEPGTAEARLGEEIARLLAEYEEHMEALQFRKAAAALRALWSAGNSYLEEKAPWLEIKTDKDGAALTLRTAMNLIHLYAVVSEPFIPASAAAMRQAFALADDTATWVSADEAKSLTAVPVGTPFTVPPVLFAKLTDDDLETYKERFGGVTAE from the coding sequence ATGGCTCGACACCTCATCACCAGCGCCCTTCCGTACATCAACGGGATCAAGCACCTGGGCAACATGGTGGGGTCCATGCTCCCGGCGGACGTGTACTCCCGGTACCTCCGCCAGCGCGGCCATGACGTCCTGTACATCTGCGCCACGGACGAGCACGGCACCCCCGCCGAACTGGCCGCGAAGGAGCGGGGCCTCCCGGTGGACGAGTTCTGCGCGCAGGCACACGACGCGCAGAAGGCGGTCTACGACGGCTTCGCGCTGGCCTTCGACTACTTCGGCCGCAGCTCCAGCCCGCAGAACGTCGAGATCACCCAGCACTTCGCCCGCCGCCTCCACGAGAACGGCTTCATCGAGGAGCGGGCGATCCGCCAGGTGTACAGCCCCACCGACGGCCGCTTCCTCCCGGACCGCTACGTCGAGGGCACCTGCCCCCACTGCGGCTACGACAAGGCCCGCGGCGACCAGTGCGAGAACTGCACCCGCGTCCTGGACCCGACCGACCTGATCAACCCGCGCTCGGCGATCTCCGGCTCCACCGACCTGGAGGTGCGCGAGACCAAGCACCTCTTCCTCCTCCAGTCCAAGCTGGAGAACGAGGTCCGCGAATGGGTCGCCCGGCACGACGGCCAGTGGCCGCACCTGGCCTCCTCGATCGCCCACAAGTGGCTCACCGAGGGCCTGCACGACCGCGCGATCACCCGCGACCTCGACTGGGGCGTCCCCGTCCCGGCCGACACCTGGCCGGAGCTGGCGGCCGAGGGCAAGGTCTTCTACGTCTGGTTCGACGCCCCGATCGAGTACATCGGCGCGACGAAGGAGTGGTCGGACGCGGCGCCCGCCGGGGAGACCCGCGACTGGAAGTCCTGGTGGTACGAGGCCGACGACACCGTCCGCTACACCGAGTTCATGGCCAAGGACAACGTCCCGTTCCACACGGTGATGTTCCCGGCCACCCAGCTCGGCGTGCGCGAGCCGTGGAAGAAGGTCGACTACGTCAAGGCCTTCAACTGGCTGACGTACTACGGCGGCAAGTTCTCCACCTCCCAGAAGCGCGGTGTCTTCACCGACCAGGCGCTGGAGATCCTCCCGGCCGACTACTGGCGCTACTTCCTGATCGCCAACGCCCCCGAGTCGGACGACTCCTCCTTCACCTGGGAGCACTTCACGGCGACGGTCAACAAGGACCTCGCCGACACCCTCGGCAACTTCGTCAACCGCGTCCTGTCCTTCTCCAAGAAGCGCTTCGGCGAGGAGGTCCCGGCGGGCGGCGAGCCCGGCACGGCGGAGGCGCGGCTCGGCGAGGAGATCGCCCGGCTGCTCGCCGAGTACGAGGAGCACATGGAGGCCCTCCAGTTCCGCAAGGCCGCGGCCGCCCTGCGCGCGCTGTGGTCCGCGGGCAACTCCTACCTGGAGGAGAAGGCCCCCTGGCTGGAGATCAAGACCGACAAGGACGGCGCCGCGCTCACGCTGCGCACCGCGATGAACCTGATCCACCTGTACGCGGTGGTCTCGGAACCCTTCATCCCGGCGTCCGCGGCGGCCATGCGGCAGGCGTTCGCGCTCGCCGACGACACCGCCACCTGGGTCTCGGCGGACGAGGCGAAGTCCCTGACCGCCGTCCCGGTCGGCACCCCCTTCACGGTTCCGCCGGTGCTGTTCGCCAAGCTCACCGACGACGACCTGGAAACGTACAAGGAGCGCTTCGGCGGCGTAACCGCCGAGTAA
- a CDS encoding VWA domain-containing protein produces the protein MGILTLLRNAFGRSRKERTAEAEGAPGTPSLDPTPAPTPETKLPDPRPATDDDEHELVSAAFDNVAVPKQGGAPEPTATATAEPTAKTEAAAMAEATETEAEAEPTAEVAPVAEPEPVVEPEPAAEPVAETDPVVEPEPEPVLEPTAEAEPVAEPEASVEPEAVVVAEAEPVAEPEPVIEADPEPEAEATTEPVPAAEPVIEAEPEPVAEPEPAAEATTEPVPAAEPVIEAEPEPVAEPEPAAEVAAEPVAEPEPVIEAEPEPVAEPEPVIEAEPEPVAEPEPVAEVAAEPVAEPEPVAEVVAESVVEPLAADVAEARAEEPAVADGEVAPQGPPAVDDESGTGGAGGNNPAEGAAKAEAEPATTLARLKTHAPSLATAYRAATTALKKHDLTGTRAKTYLVLDRSASMRPYYKDGSAQALAEQTLALAAHLDTDATVHVTFFSTELDGTGELTLTEHENKIDELHATLGRMGRTSYHVAVEDVVATHDKTAPDAKTPALVIFQTDGAPDAKTPATQALADAAKTHPHIHFAFVAFGEHDNKAFDYLRKLKTGNTSFFHAGPTPRELTDTELYTGVLADWRP, from the coding sequence ATGGGCATTCTCACTCTCCTGCGGAACGCATTCGGCCGCTCCCGAAAGGAGCGCACGGCCGAGGCAGAGGGTGCCCCCGGCACGCCTTCCCTGGATCCGACGCCGGCACCGACCCCGGAAACCAAGCTCCCGGACCCCCGCCCGGCAACGGACGACGACGAACACGAACTGGTCTCAGCAGCCTTCGACAACGTCGCGGTCCCCAAGCAGGGGGGCGCCCCGGAGCCGACGGCGACGGCGACGGCCGAGCCGACGGCGAAGACCGAGGCAGCGGCGATGGCCGAGGCAACGGAGACCGAGGCTGAGGCTGAGCCGACGGCGGAGGTTGCGCCCGTGGCGGAGCCCGAGCCGGTCGTCGAGCCGGAGCCGGCCGCGGAGCCGGTGGCCGAAACGGACCCGGTCGTCGAGCCCGAGCCGGAGCCCGTGCTGGAGCCGACGGCAGAAGCCGAGCCGGTGGCGGAGCCCGAGGCGAGTGTGGAGCCCGAGGCGGTCGTAGTCGCCGAAGCGGAGCCGGTCGCAGAGCCCGAGCCCGTCATCGAAGCCGACCCCGAGCCCGAGGCGGAGGCTACGACGGAGCCGGTCCCAGCGGCCGAGCCCGTCATCGAAGCCGAGCCCGAGCCGGTCGCGGAGCCCGAGCCCGCGGCGGAGGCTACGACGGAGCCGGTCCCAGCGGCCGAGCCCGTCATCGAAGCCGAGCCCGAGCCGGTCGCGGAGCCCGAGCCCGCGGCGGAGGTTGCGGCGGAGCCGGTCGCGGAGCCCGAGCCCGTCATCGAAGCCGAGCCCGAGCCAGTCGCGGAGCCCGAGCCCGTCATCGAAGCCGAGCCCGAGCCGGTCGCGGAGCCCGAGCCCGTGGCGGAGGTTGCGGCGGAGCCGGTCGCGGAGCCCGAGCCGGTGGCTGAGGTTGTGGCGGAGTCCGTCGTGGAGCCGTTGGCTGCTGACGTGGCGGAGGCGCGGGCCGAGGAGCCCGCGGTCGCCGACGGCGAGGTCGCCCCTCAGGGGCCACCCGCGGTCGACGACGAGAGCGGCACCGGTGGTGCGGGTGGGAACAACCCGGCCGAAGGCGCAGCCAAGGCCGAGGCCGAGCCCGCCACCACCCTCGCCCGCCTCAAGACCCACGCCCCCAGCCTCGCCACCGCGTACCGCGCGGCCACCACCGCCCTCAAGAAGCACGACCTCACCGGCACCCGCGCCAAGACCTACCTCGTCCTGGACCGCTCCGCGAGCATGCGCCCGTACTACAAGGACGGCTCCGCCCAGGCCCTCGCCGAGCAGACCCTCGCCCTCGCCGCCCACCTCGACACCGACGCCACCGTCCACGTCACCTTCTTCTCCACCGAACTGGACGGCACCGGCGAGCTCACCCTCACCGAGCACGAGAACAAGATCGACGAGCTGCACGCCACCCTCGGCCGCATGGGCCGCACCAGCTACCACGTAGCGGTGGAGGACGTCGTGGCCACCCACGACAAGACGGCCCCCGACGCGAAGACCCCCGCCCTCGTGATCTTCCAGACCGACGGCGCCCCCGACGCGAAGACCCCCGCCACCCAGGCCCTCGCCGACGCCGCGAAGACCCACCCCCACATCCACTTCGCCTTCGTCGCCTTCGGCGAGCACGACAACAAGGCCTTCGACTACCTCCGCAAGCTGAAGACCGGCAACACGTCCTTCTTCCACGCGGGCCCGACCCCCCGCGAGCTCACCGACACCGAGCTCTACACGGGCGTACTCGCGGACTGGCGACCGTAG
- a CDS encoding intradiol ring-cleavage dioxygenase, with protein sequence MTGNHTAEGPKHKRDLTRRKVVVGGAGAVAAVGVGGAFAAGAFADETSGTAAASASESATEGCYKLTSETTEGPYYIDADKIRRDITEDKEGIPLVLNLKVIDNETCKPIANAAVDIWHCDALGIYSGYESLSTGGGGGTPPTDAPTDMPSGTPTGEPPSGAPSGGTGGGMHEEPTDDERYLRGTWKTDKQGRVTFRTILPGWYRGRTVHIHTKVHVDGEWTDAGYEGGHTCHTGQFFFDEESVLASAEVEPYSTSTTERTTLEQDTIYDQSGTAGGLLKLKYNKKNIAKGVVGSLTMGVDPDATNTGT encoded by the coding sequence ATGACGGGAAACCACACGGCCGAAGGGCCGAAGCACAAAAGGGACTTGACGCGGCGTAAGGTCGTCGTCGGCGGAGCCGGGGCGGTCGCCGCGGTGGGCGTGGGCGGTGCCTTCGCGGCAGGCGCCTTCGCGGACGAGACCAGCGGTACGGCCGCTGCCTCGGCCTCGGAGTCGGCGACCGAGGGCTGCTACAAGCTCACCTCGGAGACCACCGAGGGGCCGTACTACATCGACGCCGACAAGATCCGCCGGGACATCACCGAGGACAAGGAGGGCATCCCGCTCGTCCTGAACCTCAAGGTGATCGACAACGAGACCTGCAAGCCCATCGCGAACGCCGCCGTGGACATCTGGCACTGCGACGCGCTCGGCATCTACTCGGGCTACGAGAGCCTGTCGACCGGCGGCGGTGGCGGCACGCCCCCGACGGACGCGCCGACCGACATGCCCTCCGGCACACCGACCGGCGAGCCGCCGTCCGGGGCTCCCTCCGGCGGCACCGGCGGCGGGATGCACGAGGAGCCTACCGACGACGAGCGCTATCTGCGCGGCACCTGGAAGACCGACAAGCAGGGCCGGGTCACCTTCCGGACGATCCTCCCGGGCTGGTACCGGGGCCGTACCGTCCACATCCACACCAAGGTGCATGTGGACGGAGAGTGGACGGACGCCGGCTACGAGGGCGGCCACACCTGCCACACCGGCCAGTTCTTCTTCGACGAGGAGTCCGTCCTCGCCTCCGCCGAGGTCGAGCCGTACTCCACCTCGACGACCGAGCGCACGACGCTCGAACAGGACACGATCTACGACCAGTCCGGCACCGCGGGCGGCCTGCTCAAGCTGAAGTACAACAAGAAGAACATCGCCAAGGGCGTCGTCGGCTCCCTCACGATGGGCGTCGACCCGGACGCGACGAACACCGGTACCTGA
- a CDS encoding PH domain-containing protein has translation MALFGNAHPIDPAQAAQDYAKLLGQGETVHTAYLLIRDTILFTDRRLILVDKQGITGKKTEYHSIPYRSITHFAVETAGTFDLDAELKIWVSGTQLPITKTFTKGVDIYEVQAILTQYVAR, from the coding sequence ATGGCTCTTTTCGGCAACGCGCACCCGATCGACCCGGCGCAGGCGGCGCAGGACTACGCCAAGCTGCTCGGCCAGGGCGAGACGGTGCACACTGCCTACCTGCTGATCCGCGACACCATCCTGTTCACCGACCGCCGGCTGATCCTGGTCGACAAGCAGGGCATCACCGGTAAGAAGACGGAGTACCACTCCATCCCCTACCGCAGCATCACCCACTTCGCCGTGGAGACGGCCGGCACCTTCGACCTCGACGCCGAGCTGAAGATCTGGGTCTCCGGCACCCAGCTGCCGATCACCAAGACCTTCACCAAGGGCGTGGACATCTACGAGGTCCAGGCGATCCTCACGCAGTACGTAGCCCGGTAG
- the aspS gene encoding aspartate--tRNA ligase has translation MHRYRSHTCGELRASDVESDVRLSGWLHNRRDLGGILFIDLRDHYGITQLVARPGTPAYEALDKLSKESTVRVDGKVVSRGTENVNPELPTGEIEVEVGEVELLGAAAPLPFTINAEDGVNEERRLEYRFLDLRRERMHKNIMLRTAVISAIRHKMTALGFNEMATPILSATSPEGARDFVVPSRLNPGKFYALPQAPQQFKQLLMISGFDRYFQIAPCFRDEDARADRSPGEFYQLDVEMSFVEQEDVFQPIEKLMTELFEEFGNGRHVTSPFPRIPFREAMLKYGSDKPDLRAQLELVDITDVFEGSEFKAFAGKHVRALAVPDVSAQPRKFFDQLGDFAVSQGAKGLAWVRVAEDGSLSGPIAKFLTEENVAELTKRLSLAAGHAVFFGAGEFDEVSKIMGAVRVEAAKRAGHFEDGVFRFCWIVDFPMYEKDEDTGKIDFSHNPFSMPQGGLEALENQDPLDILGWQYDIVCNGVELSSGAIRNHEPEIMLKAFEIAGYDRDTVEEQFAGMLRAFRFGAPPHGGIAPGVDRIVMLLADEPNIRETIAFPLNGNAQDLMMGAPTELDETRLRELHLSVRKPQPK, from the coding sequence ATGCATCGGTACAGGTCCCACACCTGCGGCGAGCTCCGCGCCTCTGACGTCGAGAGCGACGTCCGGCTGAGTGGCTGGCTGCACAATCGGCGCGACCTGGGTGGCATCCTCTTCATCGATCTGCGCGATCACTACGGCATCACGCAGCTCGTCGCCCGCCCCGGCACGCCCGCCTACGAGGCCCTGGACAAGCTCTCCAAGGAGTCCACGGTCCGGGTGGACGGCAAGGTTGTTTCACGTGGAACCGAGAACGTGAACCCCGAGCTGCCCACTGGCGAGATCGAGGTCGAGGTCGGCGAGGTCGAGCTGCTCGGCGCCGCCGCCCCGCTGCCGTTCACGATCAACGCCGAGGACGGGGTCAACGAGGAGCGGCGCCTTGAGTACCGCTTCCTGGACCTGCGCCGCGAGCGCATGCACAAGAACATCATGCTGCGTACGGCGGTCATCTCGGCGATCCGTCACAAGATGACGGCGCTGGGCTTCAACGAGATGGCGACGCCGATCCTGTCCGCCACCTCCCCCGAGGGCGCCCGCGACTTCGTCGTGCCCTCCCGCCTGAACCCGGGCAAGTTCTACGCCCTCCCGCAGGCGCCGCAGCAGTTCAAGCAGCTGCTGATGATCTCCGGCTTCGACCGGTACTTCCAGATCGCGCCCTGCTTCCGCGACGAGGACGCCCGCGCCGACCGTTCGCCGGGCGAGTTCTACCAGCTCGACGTGGAGATGAGCTTCGTCGAGCAGGAGGACGTCTTCCAGCCGATCGAGAAGCTCATGACGGAGCTGTTCGAGGAGTTCGGCAACGGCCGCCACGTCACCTCCCCCTTCCCGCGGATCCCGTTCCGCGAGGCGATGCTGAAGTACGGCTCCGACAAGCCGGACCTGCGGGCCCAGCTGGAGCTCGTCGACATCACCGATGTCTTCGAGGGCTCGGAGTTCAAGGCGTTCGCGGGCAAGCACGTGCGCGCCCTCGCGGTGCCGGACGTCTCCGCGCAGCCCCGGAAGTTCTTCGACCAGCTCGGTGACTTCGCGGTCTCGCAGGGCGCGAAGGGCCTCGCCTGGGTGCGGGTGGCCGAGGACGGCTCGCTGTCCGGCCCGATCGCGAAGTTCCTCACCGAGGAGAACGTCGCCGAGCTGACCAAGCGCCTCTCCCTGGCCGCCGGTCACGCCGTGTTCTTCGGCGCGGGCGAGTTCGACGAGGTCTCCAAGATCATGGGCGCGGTCCGGGTCGAGGCTGCCAAGCGCGCCGGGCACTTCGAGGACGGCGTCTTCCGGTTCTGCTGGATCGTCGACTTCCCGATGTACGAGAAGGACGAGGACACCGGGAAGATCGACTTCTCGCACAACCCGTTCTCGATGCCGCAGGGCGGCCTTGAGGCCCTGGAGAACCAGGACCCGCTGGACATCCTGGGCTGGCAGTACGACATCGTCTGCAACGGCGTCGAGCTGTCCTCCGGCGCGATCCGGAACCACGAGCCGGAGATCATGCTCAAGGCGTTCGAGATCGCCGGCTACGACCGGGACACCGTCGAGGAGCAGTTCGCGGGCATGCTCCGCGCGTTCCGCTTCGGCGCCCCGCCGCACGGCGGCATCGCCCCCGGCGTGGACCGTATCGTCATGCTGCTGGCGGACGAGCCGAACATCCGCGAGACCATCGCCTTCCCGCTCAACGGCAACGCCCAGGACCTGATGATGGGCGCGCCGACGGAGCTGGACGAGACCCGGCTGAGGGAGCTGCACCTGTCGGTGCGCAAGCCGCAGCCGAAGTAG